In the genome of [Mycoplasma] phocae, one region contains:
- a CDS encoding variable surface lipoprotein — protein MPTLGSIASVITLPLVAAACNNTKTEPAPAPKPDTKPAPSPAPKPDQNPTPTPTPKPEPKPAPDPKPDTKPAPIPDPKPNPKPKYIDEFKKKAEFLYEKPISNVFDVKALKFTNANEYTSEVLESKNSTDASGEIKYHIVKILIKKDNTKSFDVYVKFTSKKGKFVSEEEYTNLLKIEFKEKAEFSYEKPISNVFDVKALKFTNANEYTSEVLESKNSIDASGEIKYHIVKILIKKDNTKLFDVYVKFTSKKGKFVSEEEYNNLLLKGSEFVYNGNNIIGPSWKFEINKINSSLKNFKIDEEKSAWIRIKNDIIIKLFFIAENQKQIITYLKFSINDKKLTMITKSEFQNLLP, from the coding sequence TTGCCTACTCTAGGGTCAATCGCTAGTGTCATCACTTTACCGCTAGTTGCAGCGGCATGTAATAATACTAAAACAGAGCCCGCTCCAGCTCCTAAACCAGACACAAAACCTGCGCCATCACCAGCTCCTAAACCAGATCAAAATCCTACGCCTACACCGACTCCAAAACCAGAACCAAAACCCGCTCCAGACCCTAAACCAGACACAAAACCTGCACCTATTCCAGATCCAAAGCCAAATCCCAAACCAAAATATATTGATGAATTTAAGAAAAAAGCTGAATTTTTATATGAAAAACCAATCAGTAATGTATTTGATGTAAAGGCACTAAAATTTACAAATGCCAATGAATATACATCGGAAGTATTAGAATCAAAAAATAGTACTGATGCCTCAGGCGAAATAAAATATCACATAGTAAAAATCTTAATTAAAAAAGATAATACAAAATCATTTGATGTTTATGTAAAATTTACTAGTAAAAAAGGTAAATTTGTTTCTGAAGAAGAATATACCAATTTGTTGAAAATTGAATTTAAAGAAAAAGCTGAATTTTCATATGAAAAACCAATCAGTAATGTATTTGATGTAAAGGCACTAAAATTTACAAATGCCAATGAATATACATCGGAAGTATTAGAATCAAAAAATAGTATTGATGCCTCAGGCGAAATAAAATATCACATAGTAAAAATTTTAATTAAAAAAGATAATACAAAATTATTTGATGTTTATGTAAAATTTACTAGTAAAAAAGGTAAATTTGTTTCTGAAGAAGAATATAACAATTTGTTATTAAAAGGATCTGAATTTGTTTACAATGGTAACAATATAATTGGTCCTTCATGAAAATTTGAAATAAATAAAATCAATTCTTCATTAAAAAATTTTAAAATAGACGAAGAAAAATCTGCATGGATTCGCATTAAAAACGATATCATTATAAAATTATTTTTTATTGCAGAAAATCAAAAACAAATTATAACCTACTTAAAATTTTCTATTAATGACAAAAAATTAACTATGATTACAAAATCAGAATTTCAAAATTTATTACCATAA
- a CDS encoding variable surface lipoprotein, with translation MIKKLPTLGSIASVITLPLVAAACNNTKTEPKPNPQPDPAPTPKPEPKPEPAPTPKPNPEPAPTPKPEPKPEPVPTPETKEEFEKIAKFSYSGVLNGTFDKDRLILNGVSGFIPNIVDSIQGIDITNEKFFIAKIEIKKGNEKKFEVYVKFAGIKATFTTEDEYKKLIANKNKELTEILKNANFEYIGELNDKTTIDDLNKNIIVTGKGTNIFVKKVIEKIVDKNKKLVFTRITLTKDKFVKSFYVEFAFNNQNSSKVMGIKLNTKEIFDKLGLDKNERKEKNALQTKLESAKFEYTGTLKKASDFNLNKVEISDKDFVLREAVVVYVNDKEIVSKIITQNKNKKYRFIVYVKFTISNNGKVLSEMITWKTFNEINKKIKKEQEKIQDDIEKKQLELESSKFEYKEILNNINNFNLNMINISNNSFIVDQNKSKKILAFDGKSILVKLVTKNDGKEFIIYLEFSKNSNNKYEGIKITQSEFEQGKLLP, from the coding sequence ATGATTAAAAAATTACCCACTCTAGGGTCAATCGCTAGTGTCATCACTTTACCGCTAGTTGCAGCGGCATGTAATAATACAAAAACAGAGCCAAAACCTAATCCACAACCTGACCCTGCTCCTACACCAAAACCAGAACCTAAACCTGAGCCAGCACCAACGCCAAAGCCTAATCCAGAGCCAGCTCCTACTCCAAAACCTGAGCCAAAACCAGAGCCTGTTCCAACACCAGAAACCAAAGAAGAATTCGAAAAAATAGCAAAATTTAGTTATTCAGGAGTTTTAAATGGAACATTTGATAAAGATAGACTTATATTGAATGGAGTTTCTGGATTTATACCTAATATAGTTGATTCAATACAAGGAATTGATATTACAAATGAAAAATTCTTTATTGCTAAAATTGAGATAAAAAAGGGAAATGAGAAAAAATTTGAAGTTTATGTTAAATTTGCTGGAATAAAAGCTACATTTACAACTGAAGATGAATACAAAAAATTAATTGCTAATAAAAATAAAGAATTAACTGAAATTTTAAAAAATGCTAATTTTGAATATATAGGAGAACTTAACGATAAGACCACAATTGATGATTTAAACAAAAATATCATTGTTACAGGCAAGGGTACAAATATTTTTGTAAAAAAAGTAATAGAAAAAATAGTTGATAAAAATAAAAAGTTAGTTTTTACTAGAATTACTTTAACAAAAGATAAATTTGTAAAATCTTTTTATGTTGAATTTGCATTTAATAATCAAAACTCATCAAAAGTAATGGGAATAAAATTAAATACCAAAGAAATATTCGATAAGTTAGGTTTAGATAAAAATGAAAGAAAAGAAAAAAACGCGTTACAAACAAAATTAGAATCCGCAAAATTTGAATATACTGGTACATTAAAAAAGGCATCAGATTTTAACTTGAACAAAGTTGAAATTTCAGACAAAGATTTCGTTCTTAGAGAAGCAGTTGTAGTTTATGTTAATGATAAAGAAATTGTATCTAAAATAATTACACAAAATAAGAATAAGAAATATAGATTTATAGTTTATGTTAAATTCACAATTAGTAACAATGGAAAAGTATTAAGCGAAATGATTACATGAAAAACGTTTAACGAAATAAATAAAAAAATAAAAAAAGAACAAGAAAAAATTCAAGATGATATAGAAAAAAAACAATTAGAATTAGAATCTTCTAAATTTGAATATAAAGAAATTTTAAATAACATTAATAACTTTAATTTAAATATGATAAATATTTCAAATAATTCATTTATAGTAGATCAAAATAAATCAAAAAAAATACTTGCTTTTGATGGTAAAAGCATTTTGGTGAAACTTGTTACTAAAAATGATGGCAAGGAATTTATAATTTATTTAGAGTTTTCAAAAAATAGTAATAATAAATATGAAGGCATAAAAATTACTCAATCAGAATTTGAACAAGGAAAATTACTTCCATAG